CGCTTCATGCATCTCTAAGCGAGCAAGTACATTCTCTAAGAGCCAGTATTGGGCATTTTTAAGCATAGGGCGAGGGGCTGAAATCAGGCGTTTCCCTCCTGTTTTCTTGGCCAAATAAAAGCGCTCATAATGCGATACCGTAGAGAGCTTCCGCTGGAAACAAAGATAGCGCAAACGGCCCACAGAAATCTCCATAGCCTCTGCCAGCTCTTTAATATCTTTAAATGCAGGCAGATTTAAAGCCGCTAATTTTGCTAGATCAGCTTCTTCTTCACTCAAGCCAGCAGAATAGTCTTTACCCAAAAAGACAATACTCCGTTCTTTCTTTTCTTGCCAAGCCTTAGCGCGGGCTTCTTTCTCTGCCTTACGGCGCTCCTTGGTCTCCTCTCGGCGAGCCAAGGCATTCGCCATGCGTTTTTTACGCATTTCGGCCAGCATGCGCTCCTTATCTCGGAACATGCGTTGCTTCTCCATCAGCTCACGCAGCTCTCTTCGGAGAGCGCCCTTCTTTTGGATAATCTCCTCAGAGATTTTTGGAGCCTCTTCAGTGGTATCCCAAAAGCCGAGGCGTTTCATTTCTTCTAAGATATATTCCTCTTTAGAAGTTTGGCGGATACGGTCATAAATCTGTTGACGGGTCATTCTGTGGTCAGACATAGGGCGCAGATTGAGACAAAAAAAAACTACTTTCAATTTGGGAGAACTAAGGCCAAAGCCCAGTTGATCCAAAATTGAAAGTAGCTGCAAAAGAAAAAAGAAGGAGAGAAGATTTACTTCGTACAATCTTAGAACTAAGAGAATCAACTCCAGCGAACTGCCGTAGGTGCCCCTACTACGTTCCCTACAGAGTCTACGACTCGAAACCGCGTAGGGGACGTAGTAGGGGCACCTACGGCAGTTCGCATCATAAAGATTCTTCCTTAGTGAACAGTGAAGAGTAATATCGCTTGAACGCCGAAACAGCGCTCTTTTTGCAAGACTTTGTCTTCTCTTGATCCTTCTTTTCAATATCTATATAGAGATGCTTGTCATCCCCATTTGTCTGTTACAATTATAGATATTCTTTAGCAGCTTGTCAAGTTTTTATTTAAATTTTTTCAAAAAATTATCAAAATAGTGAAGCTTTGGTCCTTTTTGCGGTAGACAGGCGGCGAAGCCGCCGCAGGCCTAGCGATGTGAAAGGGGGCGGCGAAGCCGCAGACCAAGGCCGTCAGGCCGCAGGGCCGAGCGAATAGCGAGCCCTGAAACGTAGCGCCTGCCGAAGGCAGGAGGCCCCAAAAAAAATCGCTAGATCAGTTTTCCAGTTTTGCGATTATGAGCCATACGAGTAGCTAGGATATGTTCGCAGGGGCCTTTGCGCAATTTATTCATTTGAAAATGGTTGCAATTGCATTCGGCTTGGACCATGCGGTCATCGGCATCGATGAGGAGTTGGCATTGGTAATTGCGCTGTTGTCCTTTGATCTGTGCCGATAGTCGAGTTTGGCCATTTTGCTGCGACTCTGCCGATAAATTGCTGAGGCGGTTTTGGTCCAAAATCTTGTTGGCTTTTTCCTCCTGTGGCGAGGCAAAGCGGAGCAATTTCATATCGAGTGGTTCCCGATGCAATTCCCGCAGGCGGTAAACGCCTAGAGTAGGATCAAAAATCACTCGGCCCGCTTGGGTATAGGCTTGCAAGGAAGCGCTGACGATATCCGTACCTAACTCTAGGCGTTCGGCCAAGCTATCTACCGACTCGAAATAAGTGCTTTTGAGGGCCTCAAAAACGGTTTGTTTAGTCCAATCGTCTACCTCTAAGCGAGGGGCGAGCAGATCAAAATTGCCCGCTCTAGACCAATCGTTATCGGTCCAGCCAGAAAGACCCAAAGTAAAGACCATATCTCCCTCTAGTTGGGCCTCATAAAAAGAAGGCAAACCAGAGCCGAGGAAGCTAACCGTAAATTTTTTGGCTTGTGGAATCAGGCGCTCCAAGATGAGCAAACGGCGGCGGCCCCAAATGCGGACCTCCTCTGCTTTTGGCCCATGATAAATAGAGCGGCGACAGATAATTTCTTTATTCCAAGGTTCTACCAGCACTTTAACGGGCTGCCCGGGGCGAAGCTGAAAGCGCAAAGAACGAGGGCCATGCGTTTCCTTAAAGCGGCGTAAAAGCTGGCAAATGCTATGAATGTCCATGGGATGCAAATCAAAGCGAATGAGTGGCATCGTCATGGCAGAGCTCACTTGGAGGAAGCCGCGGACCCAGCTTTCGGGTAGGTCAATTTTGACCTCCTTATATAAATCTTGGTCCTCTGTTTGGATTTCAAAGCCAGAAGGATCTACCCGAAAATCGGTTTCCTTATAATTCCGAATCTTTTGAAACTCATTATAAAGGGCTGCAGAGTAATCAATATTGGTTGTTCCGCAAGAAAACTCATCAATATTCTTAAAGACATTATAGCCACAGCTAAGCTTACCATAAGTAGATTCATCTTGGCTAAAGCACTCAAAGAAAATGCTATCGGGATGGGTCGTGATGACGGGATCTAGGACGATCCAAGCATCAAAATCCTTTTTATAGAGGTAATTAAAATACTCTCTTTGTTTTTTGTAGAAATGCTGCATTACGCCTCGTTCCTGCTCTTCTACCCCAGCCAATTCTACCGAAATATCTTCGATACGTTGTTTAATATTGGCCTCATCTCCAGCAATTTCGCCAAGGTATTGGGCCAACCAAACCTCTTCCTGCTCCTTGGCCCAGGCCAAATAGGCAGATTTATCACGAGGTTTGAAGCGAAGATCAGAAACCACTACGGCATTCAAGGCAGAGATGGCTTCTCTAAAGGCAATTTTCTTATGCAATTGGCCCACAAAAAAAGTAGGCTCGCGCAAACTATCGGGGGCAAAGGACATGGCCGTTTGCCCAGCTTTATTCTTCACAGAGGAAGTTCCTCCATACTTATAATTAAATAACATATTGAGCTAGACTAAGATTGAGTGGGATAATCATGAATCGCAATAGGCTGTTCGAGCAAGGGGTATTGGTCCTGCAAATCGCGTAGCACAATAACGGCCTGCTCCTTATCGCCAATAGCTGCAGTGGCCGAGATAAAAGTGGCTAAATCAGAGAGGAATTGCGCTACTTCAAAAGAAGCTTTGGCCTCTTTGGCTAAAAAGCTCCAGATGCGATCTTTGGCCATTCGGCCCTTGTTCACTTGGGCCAAAACCGTATAAAAATAATCGCGTAGCGATAGAATCCGCTCGGGATGTCCAGCCCCAAAGCGCTCCAAATAATTGGTTGCATACAGTTGTAGTTCTGGACGGGGGTGCTGACTCAATTGCTCCAAGTACATGGGGCCATCCTCTTCCTCAAAGAAACGAGTAATGAGTTGGCGACCAAACTGCTGTACATCCTGGCGAACCGAATCGCAGATGCCCACCATCAGACTAGGGTTCCAATCATCAGCGGTATAGCTTTGGCCAAAGAAATCAAAGGCAAATTGTCGAGAATCGGCCCAATCTACATCTAGTAGACGCAAAGCCTCTTCTCTTTCGTAGCGCATACGATCTTTTTGTTCCTTAAACATTTTCCAAGCGAGCTCGCGAACGGCTACAATTTCATGATTGGCCAGACGAACGGTATTCGCAACAGAAAGCGATTCATAAGGGATATAGCGATCAATTAAGACTGCGGCCAACTCTTGTGCGGGAGCATATTTTGCATTGAGCAGGCGGAAAATAAACTTCCGGTCTACCTCTGCCAAATGGCCCTCTAATTCGCTAGTTAAGATATCTGCAAAGAGCGCGTGCAAGCCCTCAATTTTTTCTTTGCGGATCAGTTTACGCAAGAGCGCTTGCATTTGCGCCACCGCAAAAGCTTGGTTTTGGGCATAGAGTGGGGCCAAAACTTCACGGCTGGCCAAGCGTACATCCTCTTCAGGATGCTCTAAAAGGCCCAAAAGAAAGTCGCCTTCTTGCAAGAGCTTCTGCTCTGAAGAGTGGCGGAGAAGTTCTAAGCCATAGCGCCAATAATCGGCTGTTTTGCCAAAGAGGTATTGAATATCTTCAAAGGGAATTTGTGTAGCGTCTGCTGCATGCCCCTTAAGCAAATGCAAACCGAAGGCTTGTTGCTGAGCCAAAGGCAAGCGTAAAAACTTCCCGATTAAATCTAGGCTGAGTTGTTGGGTTTCCTTGACAAAGTAGCGCTTCAGTAAGGACTCCACCTCTCTCATTAGGACCTGTTGATCTTGGCCCGAGCGGAGCAAGAAGCCCAGCAAACGGCCCAAGAGTGCTTGACGCTTGGCAGGTTCATAAACCTCCACGATACGTCCTAAGGCCTCTTGTGCCCAATTTCTCAAATCTTTGCGTTGGTGCAATAAAAGGCTATAGACCAAATCTAGATCGGCAAAGTAGTCAAAGAAGTCAGCTTCTAGCCAAGCCAAAGCCTGCTCTCTAGCCTTTGCATAATCATGGTCCAAAAGGTAAAGCAGGATAGCCGTAGGCTTGCCTGATTTTTCATAATTGGCCACAATTTCTTGCAGGGCCCAAGTTTGTAGGGGCTGATAAGAACGGCTCAGCAACTGTTTCCAGTAAGACAAGCCCAGTCGTTTTTGTAAGCTCTTGGCCTCGGGATGGGCCATAAATGCCGTATGGGCAAACTCTAGAACCTTTTGGCTTTTGGCCTCGGCCATCAAATGCAGAAAGGCCTTGGGCTCCTGCCGCCAAAGGTCGGCATATTTAGTTTCTGAAAAGGGGGCTGGCAAGGGCATATCTGGATCATAATGTTTGCCGTAAACCCATTCCTGTTTCATAGAAGAATAAACATATCGCTGACTATTGGCATAAAGAATCTCGTTAAAGATCAGCTCCTTAGAATAGCTAGGATAATGATATACGCTGGCGATCCAGCGCTGTTTCTTATTATCAAATCGCCAGTTCTTTTCTCGGCGATCTGTGCGGCCATCTCGGCTATCATCATATTGAAGGAGGAGACTTGTGGCCATAGCGACATAAGCGATATCTCCCTTTTGTCCCAATTGGTCCAACTCTTTACGCATATAATCGCTAAAGTAGTCCTTAGTCAAATTGGAGAAGGCCAGACGGCTATTTTCTTTGGTCAACTCATCTTTGGGCCGCATACGGTTATAGCTTACCCAAACATATTGATTATTTCTGCGGGGCATTCTATACTGCGGGCTCGCTTTTTCAAAGCGGTAGGCCAAGGCGCCCCAAAACTGTGCATCCTTGCGAAAGGTCGCCATTTTAAAGAGGCGACTCAGCAAACGGAAGCTATTGGGTCGGAACTCCATTTCGCAAATGACCTCTACTAATGTCTTGCGACAATAGGGCATGGCCGGAGACAATAAATAAAGCATAGCAAATGCTTGCTCCATACTTTTATCTCCCTTGGCCTTGCGTAGCTGATAGGCCAAAGCATCATTATCTTTACGATCCAAGGCCTTTTGCCAGAGTTCAGGGAGTTTGGGCAGTTCCTCTTCAAGCAAAGCCTGTTGTCCAGCGGCATCGGCTAGTTCCCAATAGACAAAGGGCGCTAGTTTTTTAGCCGTAGGCGCTTTTTTCTTGCTTCGCCAAAAAGTTAATAAGTTGCTGGGGTCCTCTACTGCGGTATCGAGTTGAGCCGTAGCCCAAAGTAGGCTATAGAGCTCCATATCGTCTATAGATTTGCCTCTATGGTTTTGCTCAAAAAGGGCCCAGCAATAGGGTCCAGCCGCTTTGATGTTAAGACTAGCGGCACGCCAAGCGACCCTAGACAGCTTCCAGTTGCGGGCCTTTTGGGCCGCTGGATCTAGTTGAGCGAGCTGTAAATGGTAGAGGATCCAGGCCGCCTGAGCTTCTGCTCCTTGCAGGGATTTATCTGGGGGCTGAATAGCCGCCACTTGCTTGGCCTGACTCTTTTCAGATACATCCAAATAGCCCTTTTTCATTTTATCCTGTAGCAATTTATTGTACAGACTGCGGGCCTTGGTTTCATCTACAGGCGTGGGCGTTTTGCTGCCCTCTCTTAAAGGGCCGCCCGTTTTTCCATAACGGAAATTAACTAGAAAGGCCCCTGCTTCCAATTCGCAAAGGTCTACTTCATATACTTTATCAG
This genomic interval from Saprospira grandis contains the following:
- a CDS encoding WGR domain-containing protein, producing MKLIEQKRLHFKQGNSDKVYEVDLCELEAGAFLVNFRYGKTGGPLREGSKTPTPVDETKARSLYNKLLQDKMKKGYLDVSEKSQAKQVAAIQPPDKSLQGAEAQAAWILYHLQLAQLDPAAQKARNWKLSRVAWRAASLNIKAAGPYCWALFEQNHRGKSIDDMELYSLLWATAQLDTAVEDPSNLLTFWRSKKKAPTAKKLAPFVYWELADAAGQQALLEEELPKLPELWQKALDRKDNDALAYQLRKAKGDKSMEQAFAMLYLLSPAMPYCRKTLVEVICEMEFRPNSFRLLSRLFKMATFRKDAQFWGALAYRFEKASPQYRMPRRNNQYVWVSYNRMRPKDELTKENSRLAFSNLTKDYFSDYMRKELDQLGQKGDIAYVAMATSLLLQYDDSRDGRTDRREKNWRFDNKKQRWIASVYHYPSYSKELIFNEILYANSQRYVYSSMKQEWVYGKHYDPDMPLPAPFSETKYADLWRQEPKAFLHLMAEAKSQKVLEFAHTAFMAHPEAKSLQKRLGLSYWKQLLSRSYQPLQTWALQEIVANYEKSGKPTAILLYLLDHDYAKAREQALAWLEADFFDYFADLDLVYSLLLHQRKDLRNWAQEALGRIVEVYEPAKRQALLGRLLGFLLRSGQDQQVLMREVESLLKRYFVKETQQLSLDLIGKFLRLPLAQQQAFGLHLLKGHAADATQIPFEDIQYLFGKTADYWRYGLELLRHSSEQKLLQEGDFLLGLLEHPEEDVRLASREVLAPLYAQNQAFAVAQMQALLRKLIRKEKIEGLHALFADILTSELEGHLAEVDRKFIFRLLNAKYAPAQELAAVLIDRYIPYESLSVANTVRLANHEIVAVRELAWKMFKEQKDRMRYEREEALRLLDVDWADSRQFAFDFFGQSYTADDWNPSLMVGICDSVRQDVQQFGRQLITRFFEEEDGPMYLEQLSQHPRPELQLYATNYLERFGAGHPERILSLRDYFYTVLAQVNKGRMAKDRIWSFLAKEAKASFEVAQFLSDLATFISATAAIGDKEQAVIVLRDLQDQYPLLEQPIAIHDYPTQS
- a CDS encoding SWIM zinc finger family protein, giving the protein MLFNYKYGGTSSVKNKAGQTAMSFAPDSLREPTFFVGQLHKKIAFREAISALNAVVVSDLRFKPRDKSAYLAWAKEQEEVWLAQYLGEIAGDEANIKQRIEDISVELAGVEEQERGVMQHFYKKQREYFNYLYKKDFDAWIVLDPVITTHPDSIFFECFSQDESTYGKLSCGYNVFKNIDEFSCGTTNIDYSAALYNEFQKIRNYKETDFRVDPSGFEIQTEDQDLYKEVKIDLPESWVRGFLQVSSAMTMPLIRFDLHPMDIHSICQLLRRFKETHGPRSLRFQLRPGQPVKVLVEPWNKEIICRRSIYHGPKAEEVRIWGRRRLLILERLIPQAKKFTVSFLGSGLPSFYEAQLEGDMVFTLGLSGWTDNDWSRAGNFDLLAPRLEVDDWTKQTVFEALKSTYFESVDSLAERLELGTDIVSASLQAYTQAGRVIFDPTLGVYRLRELHREPLDMKLLRFASPQEEKANKILDQNRLSNLSAESQQNGQTRLSAQIKGQQRNYQCQLLIDADDRMVQAECNCNHFQMNKLRKGPCEHILATRMAHNRKTGKLI